Proteins encoded in a region of the Pseudomonas syringae KCTC 12500 genome:
- the cynR gene encoding transcriptional regulator CynR — protein MIIAITLTYGDAVLLRHIRYLLAVADHSNFTRAAEALHVSQPALSQQIRQLESSLGVQLFDRTRRSVVPTDAGRVYLDHARRCLLELEAGKRALDDVSDLSRGQLRLGVTPTFSEYLIAPLIDRFSALYPGVAIILTELPLEQITEALISDALDLAIGFAGSHAVEIDSQALFDEQLCLVMAKPGPEKQAALTLEDLQALRFALLAPGFATRQLLDAWCQMQNFKPTVGLEANSIAILLKVVAQGRMATILPDAIVREQPGLREVQTIPALPGRTVALLRRKNGYQSAAANAFAKLVSGSSTQT, from the coding sequence ATGATCATCGCCATAACCCTGACTTATGGTGATGCTGTGCTGTTACGCCATATACGTTATTTGCTGGCAGTCGCCGACCATAGCAATTTCACCCGGGCAGCCGAGGCCCTGCATGTCTCGCAACCGGCGTTGTCGCAGCAGATCAGGCAGCTGGAAAGCAGTCTGGGTGTGCAACTGTTCGACCGCACCCGCCGCAGTGTCGTGCCGACCGATGCCGGCCGGGTGTATCTGGACCACGCGCGTCGCTGCCTGCTTGAGCTGGAGGCCGGGAAGCGTGCGCTCGACGATGTCAGCGATCTGTCACGCGGACAATTGCGCCTCGGCGTCACGCCCACCTTCAGTGAATACCTGATAGCACCACTGATCGACCGCTTCAGCGCGCTGTATCCCGGAGTGGCAATTATCCTCACAGAGCTGCCTCTGGAGCAGATTACCGAGGCATTGATCAGTGACGCGCTTGATCTGGCCATCGGTTTTGCCGGCAGTCATGCTGTCGAGATAGACAGCCAGGCTCTGTTCGATGAACAACTGTGCCTGGTCATGGCCAAGCCTGGCCCCGAAAAGCAGGCCGCTTTGACACTTGAGGACCTACAAGCGCTTCGCTTTGCCTTGCTCGCCCCCGGATTCGCCACTCGCCAGTTGCTGGATGCTTGGTGCCAGATGCAAAACTTCAAGCCGACAGTCGGCCTTGAGGCGAACTCGATTGCCATTTTGCTCAAGGTCGTCGCCCAGGGCCGCATGGCGACCATTCTTCCCGATGCCATCGTTCGCGAGCAGCCTGGATTGCGCGAAGTTCAGACAATCCCTGCCCTGCCTGGGCGGACGGTTGCGCTGCTGCGACGTAAAAACGGCTACCAGAGCGCCGCTGCCAACGCTTTTGCAAAACTGGTGAGCGGCAGCAGTACGCAAACATGA
- the cheR gene encoding protein-glutamate O-methyltransferase CheR, with amino-acid sequence MSTGNLDFDQFRVFLEKACGILLGENKQYLVSSRLNKLMEQQSIKSLGELVQRIQTQPRSGLREQVVDAMTTNETLWFRDTYPFEVLKNKVLPEQIKASPGQRLRIWSAACSSGQEPYSLSMSIDEFERANQGQLKSGVQIVATDLSGLMLNNCKTGEYDSLAIGRGLSPDRLQRFFDVKSPGRWVVKAPIKSRVEFRSFNLLDSYSALGKFDIVFCRNVLIYFSAEVKKDILLRIHGTLKPGGYLFLGASEALNGLPDHYQMVQCSPGIIYKAK; translated from the coding sequence TTGTCTACAGGTAATTTGGATTTTGATCAGTTCCGGGTATTTCTGGAAAAAGCCTGTGGCATCCTGCTTGGGGAAAACAAGCAGTACCTGGTGTCCAGCCGCCTCAACAAATTGATGGAGCAGCAAAGCATCAAGTCGCTTGGCGAGTTGGTCCAGCGCATTCAGACCCAGCCGCGCAGTGGTTTGCGCGAGCAGGTAGTCGATGCGATGACCACCAACGAAACCCTGTGGTTTCGCGATACTTATCCATTCGAAGTGCTGAAGAACAAGGTGTTGCCCGAGCAGATCAAGGCAAGCCCTGGTCAGCGACTGCGCATCTGGTCGGCCGCCTGTTCGTCGGGTCAGGAACCGTATTCGCTGTCGATGTCCATCGATGAGTTCGAGCGTGCCAATCAGGGTCAGCTCAAATCGGGCGTACAGATCGTCGCAACCGATCTGTCGGGCTTGATGCTCAATAACTGCAAGACCGGCGAATACGACAGTCTGGCCATTGGCCGCGGCCTGTCGCCGGATCGTCTGCAGCGCTTTTTTGATGTAAAAAGCCCGGGCCGCTGGGTGGTCAAGGCGCCGATCAAGAGTCGCGTGGAGTTCCGCTCGTTCAACCTGCTCGACAGCTACTCGGCGCTTGGCAAGTTCGACATCGTTTTCTGCCGTAACGTATTGATCTACTTCTCGGCCGAAGTGAAGAAAGACATCCTGCTGCGTATCCACGGCACGCTCAAGCCAGGCGGCTACCTGTTTCTGGGGGCTTCCGAAGCACTCAACGGTTTGCCGGATCACTACCAGATGGTTCAGTGCAGCCCCGGGATCATCTACAAGGCCAAGTGA
- a CDS encoding chemotaxis protein CheV produces MAGVMDSVNQRTQLVGQNRLELLLFRLDGKQLYGINVFKVKEVLQCPKLTIMPKSSKIVRGVANIRGGTIPIMDLAMATGSTGMISLVNSFVIITEYNTKVQGFLVHSVERIVNMNWEEIHPPPKGTGRDHYLTAVTRVDNQLVEIIDVEKILAEVAPVSEEISVGVIDAEVQHKAVSLRVLTVDDSSVARKQVSRCLETVGVEVVALNDGRQALDYLLKMVAEGKKPEEEFLMMISDIEMPEMDGYTLTAAIRNDPRMQKMHITLHTSLSGVFNQAMVKKVGADDFLAKFRPDDLAARVVARIKAAE; encoded by the coding sequence ATGGCAGGTGTAATGGATTCGGTAAACCAGCGAACTCAGCTGGTGGGTCAGAATCGCCTGGAGCTGCTCTTGTTCCGTCTCGACGGCAAGCAGCTCTATGGGATCAACGTCTTCAAGGTAAAAGAAGTACTGCAATGCCCGAAACTCACCATCATGCCCAAATCGAGCAAGATCGTTCGGGGCGTGGCCAATATTCGTGGCGGCACGATCCCGATCATGGATCTGGCAATGGCGACAGGTTCCACAGGCATGATTTCGCTGGTTAATTCCTTCGTCATCATTACCGAGTACAACACCAAGGTTCAGGGCTTTCTGGTGCATTCTGTCGAACGCATCGTCAACATGAACTGGGAAGAGATTCATCCACCACCCAAGGGCACCGGGCGCGATCATTACCTGACCGCCGTTACCCGGGTTGATAACCAGCTGGTGGAAATCATCGACGTCGAGAAAATTCTCGCCGAAGTGGCGCCAGTGTCCGAAGAGATCTCGGTCGGTGTCATTGATGCCGAGGTTCAGCACAAGGCTGTCTCCCTGCGCGTGCTGACGGTCGACGACTCGTCGGTGGCCCGTAAGCAGGTGAGCCGCTGCCTGGAAACCGTCGGGGTGGAAGTCGTAGCGCTCAACGATGGTCGTCAAGCGCTGGATTACCTGCTCAAGATGGTCGCAGAAGGCAAAAAACCTGAAGAAGAGTTCCTGATGATGATCTCCGACATTGAAATGCCGGAGATGGATGGCTATACCCTTACCGCAGCAATACGCAATGATCCACGCATGCAGAAGATGCACATCACTTTGCATACCTCGCTGTCAGGGGTATTCAACCAGGCGATGGTCAAGAAAGTTGGCGCGGATGATTTTCTCGCGAAATTCAGGCCTGATGATCTGGCGGCCAGGGTCGTTGCGCGGATCAAGGCAGCAGAATAA
- the flgA gene encoding flagellar basal body P-ring formation chaperone FlgA — MNAKTTISRHLALETRRLLCAIALLCLSSTVTLARAENFTLPEQLIGVTQGFLEFTVEDYLATNQIDGRHEIQVKQLDPRLRMGACDKDLTATLESPRPVGRVTVRVRCEGSSPWTVFVPAQVLLYRNVVTVMRPLKRDAIVTEEDVAMRERDVSSLGQGFLASLDQAVGQKVVRQMVIDQVITPVALEQPQMVHKGDQVVIIARSGSLAVRMPGEAMSDGGFNEQIRVKNLNSQRVIKASVTGPGQVEVAM; from the coding sequence ATGAACGCAAAGACGACAATTTCTCGACACCTCGCATTAGAAACCCGCAGGCTTCTGTGCGCAATCGCCCTGCTGTGCCTTTCCAGCACGGTGACCCTCGCTCGTGCCGAGAATTTCACACTGCCTGAGCAGCTTATCGGCGTCACCCAAGGGTTTCTTGAGTTCACAGTAGAAGACTATTTGGCAACCAACCAGATTGACGGGCGTCATGAGATACAGGTCAAGCAACTCGACCCGCGTTTAAGGATGGGTGCCTGCGACAAGGATTTGACAGCCACACTGGAAAGTCCGCGCCCGGTTGGCCGGGTCACCGTGCGGGTGCGCTGCGAAGGTTCTTCACCCTGGACGGTGTTTGTACCCGCCCAGGTGCTGCTGTATCGCAACGTCGTGACCGTGATGCGCCCGCTCAAGCGTGACGCGATCGTCACCGAAGAAGACGTTGCGATGCGCGAGCGGGATGTCAGCAGCCTGGGTCAGGGTTTCCTGGCATCGCTGGATCAGGCAGTCGGTCAGAAGGTTGTCCGACAAATGGTCATCGACCAGGTCATCACCCCGGTGGCGCTTGAGCAGCCACAAATGGTTCATAAGGGCGATCAGGTTGTGATCATCGCCCGCAGCGGCTCGCTGGCGGTTCGCATGCCCGGCGAAGCGATGTCCGATGGAGGCTTCAACGAACAGATACGGGTGAAAAACCTCAATTCCCAGCGGGTGATCAAGGCAAGTGTCACCGGCCCAGGGCAGGTGGAAGTCGCTATGTAG
- the flgM gene encoding flagellar biosynthesis anti-sigma factor FlgM → MVIDFSRLNNSQSVAGASRTSPSKDTAKTAAPDPAVTAGVKSTGETFSLSSEAQQLQKITDKLTDLPTVNSARVAELKQAIADGSYTVDSNRVASKLLNFETQR, encoded by the coding sequence ATGGTCATAGATTTCAGTCGCCTTAACAACTCACAGTCTGTTGCCGGTGCTTCGCGTACCAGCCCCAGTAAAGACACCGCCAAAACCGCTGCCCCAGACCCTGCCGTCACCGCAGGCGTCAAAAGCACCGGGGAAACTTTTTCCTTGAGCAGTGAGGCTCAACAGTTGCAGAAAATCACGGACAAGCTGACCGATCTGCCAACCGTCAACAGTGCTCGCGTTGCCGAGCTCAAACAGGCCATCGCCGACGGTAGCTACACAGTGGACAGCAACCGTGTCGCCAGCAAACTGTTGAATTTCGAAACCCAACGCTAA
- a CDS encoding flagella synthesis protein FlgN, with product MQDTTLLQMITDDMVSARQLLELLQAESLILHGRDMGEMEQVLAQKQALVILLDQHGRKRSQVLAGMGLPANRSGLQQLASQSDIGEQLLLAADELNTLINECQTLNERNGSLIQMQQVSTAHQLRILNGGDTPTLYDSRGSTALRAKPRPLSQA from the coding sequence ATGCAAGACACTACTTTGCTGCAGATGATCACTGACGACATGGTTTCGGCCCGACAGCTCCTTGAGCTGTTGCAGGCCGAATCATTGATTCTTCACGGCCGCGACATGGGCGAGATGGAGCAGGTGCTGGCGCAGAAACAGGCGCTGGTCATTCTTCTCGATCAACATGGGCGCAAACGTAGCCAGGTGCTTGCGGGCATGGGGCTGCCAGCCAATCGCAGTGGTCTCCAGCAACTGGCCAGCCAGTCGGATATCGGTGAGCAATTGCTGCTGGCTGCCGACGAACTGAATACGTTGATCAATGAATGCCAGACGCTCAACGAGCGCAATGGTAGTCTGATCCAGATGCAGCAGGTCAGTACCGCTCACCAGCTTCGCATCTTGAACGGTGGCGATACGCCTACACTCTATGACAGCCGCGGGTCGACTGCACTTAGAGCAAAACCACGCCCTCTGAGTCAGGCGTAA
- a CDS encoding flagellar brake protein yields the protein MNGSSADDAPQPPKVLNTPLEIAANLRLLLESHDPLIITFHERPQRFQSYMLEVDRDNNVMALDEMIPRDGERFLSNGESFRVEGFHDGVRIAWESTAQMDILSTDGQRMYRGPMPEEVVYHQRRNAFRAALKLAQLVDVEIGGDRLKFTLAGKLLDISATGCKLRFEGDVSDRMQLGQVYERFVAKLPFGAMTAPVELRHLHFEERINTTFAGVRFHNMSGLVQRQVERFVYQLQREARRFDKDDDF from the coding sequence GTGAATGGCTCAAGCGCGGACGATGCTCCGCAGCCCCCGAAGGTTCTCAATACACCTTTGGAAATTGCCGCTAACCTGCGGCTGCTACTCGAGAGTCATGATCCTCTGATCATTACCTTTCATGAGCGCCCCCAGCGCTTTCAGAGCTATATGCTTGAAGTCGACCGCGACAACAACGTCATGGCCCTCGACGAAATGATCCCCCGCGATGGCGAACGCTTTCTGAGCAACGGCGAATCCTTCCGTGTCGAAGGCTTTCACGACGGGGTGCGGATTGCCTGGGAAAGTACTGCGCAAATGGACATCCTCAGCACCGACGGTCAACGCATGTACCGCGGCCCGATGCCTGAGGAAGTGGTTTATCACCAGCGCCGCAACGCATTCCGGGCCGCGCTGAAGCTGGCGCAACTGGTCGACGTCGAAATCGGCGGTGACCGCCTGAAATTTACGCTGGCCGGCAAGCTGCTGGATATTTCTGCTACCGGTTGCAAGTTGCGCTTCGAGGGCGACGTGTCCGATCGCATGCAATTGGGCCAGGTATACGAACGCTTCGTTGCCAAGCTGCCTTTCGGCGCCATGACAGCGCCTGTCGAGTTACGCCATCTGCATTTCGAAGAAAGAATCAACACTACCTTTGCCGGCGTGCGCTTCCACAACATGAGTGGGCTGGTGCAGCGTCAGGTCGAACGTTTCGTCTATCAGTTACAGCGAGAAGCACGACGCTTCGACAAAGACGACGACTTCTGA
- a CDS encoding MFS transporter, translating to MRQIWKSFRALYFASLMMLIGSGLLSTYLALRLAADQVDSLWVGALMAANYFGLVLGGKIGHRLIGRVGHIRAYATCAGIVGAAVLGHGLISWLPAWLVLRVIVGLGMMCQYMVIESWLNEQAAAKQRGMVFSGYMIASYLGLVLGQLVLVVHPQLGPELLMLVAMCFALCLVPVAMTRAIHPAPLHPAPLEPRFFMKRVPQSLTAVLGAGLIIGSFYGLAPVYAAEQGLSTEQVGLFMGCCILAGFLVQWPLGLLSDRYDRSVLMRIFAAALVVASLPLAVFPSVPVEVLFGVGFLASLMQFCLYPLAVAFANDHVEAERRVSLTAMLLMTYGIGASIGPLAAGVVMKLFGGHMLYAFVCGAGVILVLLIRPKAVTHLHQVENAPLHHVAMPDSMSSSPLVVALDPRVDEQVVQEQMQATVEPEPEPEPDSEVVSEAEVDTESEVLVQAEPAAEAETAEADEHERERESETWKA from the coding sequence ATGCGCCAAATCTGGAAGTCCTTTCGAGCGCTTTATTTTGCCTCGTTGATGATGTTGATCGGCTCGGGTCTGCTGAGCACTTATCTGGCCCTGCGCCTGGCCGCCGATCAGGTTGACAGCCTGTGGGTGGGTGCGTTGATGGCTGCCAACTATTTCGGTCTGGTACTGGGCGGCAAGATCGGTCACCGCCTGATCGGCCGTGTCGGGCATATTCGCGCCTACGCCACCTGTGCCGGCATCGTCGGTGCGGCAGTGCTCGGGCATGGCCTGATCAGCTGGTTGCCAGCCTGGCTGGTGCTGAGGGTGATCGTCGGTCTGGGCATGATGTGCCAATACATGGTCATCGAGAGCTGGCTGAACGAGCAGGCGGCTGCCAAACAGCGCGGCATGGTCTTCAGCGGCTACATGATTGCGTCCTACCTGGGGTTGGTGCTGGGTCAGTTGGTGCTGGTGGTTCACCCGCAACTGGGGCCTGAACTGCTGATGCTGGTGGCGATGTGTTTCGCTCTGTGTCTGGTGCCCGTCGCCATGACCCGGGCGATTCACCCGGCACCGCTGCATCCGGCGCCACTGGAGCCGCGCTTCTTCATGAAGCGTGTGCCGCAGTCGCTGACGGCGGTACTGGGCGCCGGTCTGATCATCGGTTCGTTCTATGGTCTGGCACCGGTCTACGCCGCCGAGCAGGGTCTGTCCACCGAGCAGGTCGGTCTGTTCATGGGCTGCTGCATTCTGGCCGGTTTTCTGGTGCAGTGGCCGTTGGGCCTGCTGTCCGACCGCTATGACCGCTCCGTACTGATGCGTATCTTTGCCGCCGCGTTGGTGGTGGCGTCGTTACCGCTGGCGGTGTTCCCCAGCGTGCCGGTCGAGGTGCTGTTCGGTGTCGGTTTTCTGGCTTCGCTGATGCAGTTCTGCCTTTATCCGCTGGCAGTGGCCTTCGCCAATGACCACGTCGAGGCCGAGCGCCGAGTGTCGCTGACGGCCATGTTGCTCATGACCTACGGCATCGGCGCCAGTATCGGTCCGCTGGCTGCGGGTGTGGTGATGAAGCTGTTTGGCGGGCACATGCTGTATGCGTTCGTGTGTGGCGCTGGTGTGATTCTGGTACTGCTGATCAGGCCAAAGGCGGTCACTCACCTGCACCAGGTCGAAAACGCACCGCTGCACCACGTTGCGATGCCGGACAGTATGTCCAGTTCACCACTGGTGGTTGCACTTGACCCGCGTGTCGACGAGCAGGTGGTTCAGGAACAGATGCAGGCAACCGTTGAGCCGGAGCCGGAGCCGGAGCCGGATTCCGAGGTCGTGTCCGAAGCAGAGGTCGATACGGAAAGCGAGGTTCTGGTTCAGGCCGAGCCGGCTGCCGAGGCGGAAACGGCTGAAGCCGATGAGCATGAACGCGAGCGTGAAAGCGAGACCTGGAAGGCCTGA
- a CDS encoding glutamine synthetase family protein, giving the protein MTAEGFLEGRRLQLARGVLLQCIMGGYPPARFYGSDDGDLALISDPQQLHRLPWSTSPRALAICDAQDLDGQPCMLSTRNQLKAVIARYAAQDLVPVVATELEFFIFAPNPEPLYPFEPPTGLDGRREQGHSAFSVSSNNGLRPFFAEVYACMAALSLPRDTVMHEMGVSQFEINLLHGDPLLLADQTFLFKHLLKEVALKHGLIVVCMAKPLAHTAGSSMHIHQSVVAAETAVNVFSDAQGEPTDAFRHFIAGQQACMADFTALFAPNVNSYQRLCHPYASPNNACWSYDNRAAGLRIPSSAAAARRVENRLPGADANPYLAIAASLAAGLHGIEQRLQPTPPLQGELEVPEELLLPCTLHAALERLKSSQLAKELFGHEFIEGYIASKTLELTSFFDEITPWERRVLAAQV; this is encoded by the coding sequence ATGACGGCTGAAGGTTTTCTCGAAGGTCGCCGTTTGCAGTTGGCGCGCGGCGTGTTGCTGCAATGCATCATGGGCGGCTATCCGCCGGCGCGCTTTTACGGCAGTGACGACGGCGATCTGGCTCTGATCAGTGATCCACAGCAGCTCCACCGTCTGCCCTGGAGCACGTCGCCGCGTGCCCTGGCCATTTGTGATGCGCAGGACCTCGATGGCCAGCCCTGCATGCTCTCCACCCGTAATCAGCTCAAGGCGGTTATCGCCCGTTACGCTGCGCAGGACCTGGTGCCAGTGGTGGCCACCGAACTTGAGTTTTTTATCTTCGCGCCCAATCCCGAGCCGCTTTATCCGTTTGAGCCGCCGACTGGGCTGGACGGGCGACGCGAACAGGGGCACTCGGCATTCAGTGTCAGCTCCAACAACGGTTTGCGGCCTTTTTTTGCCGAGGTGTATGCCTGTATGGCCGCGCTGAGCCTGCCACGTGACACCGTGATGCACGAGATGGGGGTCAGTCAGTTCGAGATCAACCTGCTGCATGGCGATCCGCTGCTGCTGGCCGATCAGACTTTTCTGTTCAAGCACTTGCTCAAGGAGGTTGCGCTCAAGCACGGGCTCATCGTGGTGTGCATGGCCAAACCGCTGGCCCATACGGCGGGCAGTTCGATGCATATTCATCAGAGCGTAGTGGCAGCAGAGACCGCAGTGAACGTCTTCAGTGATGCGCAGGGTGAGCCGACTGACGCGTTTCGTCATTTTATTGCTGGCCAGCAAGCCTGCATGGCGGACTTCACCGCGCTGTTCGCGCCCAATGTGAATTCCTACCAGCGCCTGTGCCATCCTTATGCGTCACCCAATAACGCCTGCTGGTCCTACGACAATCGCGCTGCCGGATTACGCATTCCGTCGAGTGCAGCGGCGGCCAGAAGGGTGGAAAATCGTCTGCCGGGCGCTGACGCCAATCCTTATCTGGCTATTGCCGCAAGTCTGGCGGCCGGGCTGCATGGCATCGAGCAACGACTGCAACCGACGCCGCCGCTGCAGGGCGAACTGGAGGTGCCGGAAGAATTGTTATTGCCGTGTACCTTGCACGCTGCTCTGGAGCGTCTGAAAAGCAGTCAGTTGGCCAAGGAACTGTTTGGTCATGAATTCATCGAAGGCTACATCGCGTCGAAGACCCTGGAACTGACCAGTTTTTTTGACGAGATAACCCCCTGGGAACGGCGCGTGCTGGCTGCTCAGGTTTAA
- a CDS encoding methyltransferase domain-containing protein gives MLLAKKYCQGHGIELGAAAHNAFNLAHCLNVAPCNGVDFLHPRDMEDYQQYFVEQMKVSGDVSKVDMLGDFQCIHTADSSVDYLISSHVIEHVPNLLSAYVESFRVLKNGGVFFCIFPKRTAAKTDRARRLTTLAQIIEDYENKVDMTTVTEGEWRGHYQVFSLQSMLRAVNYVNSSGLGCWYIECVEETDSKVGNGHTVVLRKVEGLSAEKWQDVGDFNTQFNQLLMVGKLENALTLTKIMLSFNFFDATRLHLAGALSRQLGNVAEGVEFLRQALVVDPENEDYRKEFIEVTGTPFHNPVL, from the coding sequence ATGCTGTTAGCTAAAAAGTACTGCCAGGGGCATGGTATAGAGTTGGGCGCCGCGGCTCACAACGCGTTCAATCTTGCCCATTGCCTGAACGTTGCGCCGTGCAACGGTGTGGATTTTCTGCACCCTCGCGACATGGAAGACTATCAGCAGTACTTCGTCGAGCAGATGAAAGTGTCGGGCGACGTTTCAAAGGTCGACATGCTGGGCGATTTTCAATGCATCCATACGGCAGACTCGTCGGTTGACTATCTGATCAGTTCGCACGTCATCGAGCACGTCCCCAACCTGCTTTCTGCCTACGTCGAATCCTTCAGAGTGCTGAAGAACGGCGGGGTATTCTTCTGCATCTTTCCCAAGCGCACCGCAGCCAAGACTGATCGGGCGCGTCGTTTGACGACGCTGGCGCAGATAATCGAGGACTATGAAAACAAGGTCGACATGACCACCGTCACTGAAGGCGAGTGGCGCGGTCACTATCAGGTCTTTTCCCTGCAAAGTATGCTCCGCGCGGTCAATTACGTTAACTCGTCAGGCCTGGGTTGCTGGTACATCGAGTGCGTCGAAGAAACCGATTCGAAAGTAGGCAACGGCCACACCGTCGTGCTGCGCAAAGTGGAGGGCTTGTCTGCCGAAAAGTGGCAGGACGTCGGCGACTTCAACACGCAGTTCAACCAATTGTTGATGGTGGGCAAGCTCGAGAACGCGCTGACGCTGACCAAGATTATGCTGTCATTCAATTTTTTCGATGCCACCAGGCTGCACCTCGCCGGTGCCCTGAGTCGTCAATTGGGTAATGTGGCCGAAGGCGTCGAATTCCTGCGCCAGGCCCTCGTGGTCGACCCGGAAAACGAAGACTACCGAAAAGAGTTCATCGAAGTGACCGGGACACCTTTCCACAACCCGGTTCTCTGA
- a CDS encoding glycosyltransferase family 2 protein → MINGQKVGCGIVTYNRPALLKKLYDSLPAEIIDCVVIVNDGEVYPEFSAYDSEVFFNNETNLGVGKSKNRALSRLMDAGCEHLFLIEDDIYIKSPEVFELYILTSTLTGIQHLNYSQHGLMNKTPSGEANAVYRIDYGNGINLPLYRHCVGAFSYYSRRSLEAAGLMDETYHNAFEHVDHTLAIINQNMHPPFWFFADIDNSQLYLGDEPWTLEGSTISSDTLHRKNALAAIEHFTLKHGCEPVKHPLASDQELMDSLNSIKQNFGLNI, encoded by the coding sequence ATGATCAATGGTCAAAAGGTTGGCTGCGGAATCGTCACCTACAACCGTCCTGCGCTGCTGAAAAAGCTTTACGATTCCCTGCCTGCCGAGATCATCGACTGCGTTGTCATCGTCAATGACGGCGAGGTGTACCCGGAGTTTTCCGCGTATGACAGCGAGGTCTTCTTCAACAACGAGACCAACCTCGGCGTTGGAAAATCCAAGAACAGAGCTTTGTCGCGACTCATGGACGCCGGGTGTGAACACCTGTTCCTGATCGAAGACGACATCTATATAAAAAGCCCGGAAGTCTTCGAGCTTTATATTCTGACCTCGACGCTGACCGGCATTCAGCACCTCAATTACAGCCAGCATGGTCTGATGAACAAGACGCCGTCCGGCGAGGCCAACGCGGTGTACCGGATTGACTACGGCAATGGCATCAACCTACCCTTGTACCGCCATTGCGTCGGTGCGTTTTCCTACTATTCCAGACGCAGCCTGGAAGCCGCCGGCCTGATGGACGAGACGTATCACAACGCCTTTGAACACGTTGATCACACACTGGCCATCATCAACCAGAACATGCACCCACCTTTCTGGTTTTTCGCCGACATCGATAATTCGCAGCTGTATCTGGGGGACGAGCCCTGGACGCTCGAGGGCTCAACGATTTCGTCCGATACCCTACACCGCAAAAACGCCCTCGCAGCCATTGAACACTTCACGCTCAAGCACGGCTGCGAACCGGTCAAACATCCGTTGGCGTCTGATCAGGAACTGATGGACAGCCTGAACAGTATCAAACAGAACTTCGGATTGAATATCTAA
- a CDS encoding sensor histidine kinase, with the protein MNEETEQGLDFSMVIASTVHDMKNSLATLTQAHSQWQAKLSVQQRETSEHGIIDYEFANLNGMLVQLLGLYKLGVNQMPLRPDYHELDDFIEAQLAHHQDVLASRGIAARHAIDVASPLGFFDRELIGSVVGNIIVNAIGFAREQIVVSVGDEGGQLKITINDDGPGYPAYLIERQTDYVQGINQGSGSTGLGLYFAAHIARLHIRNGMRGRIEIANGGVLGGAMFSMTLP; encoded by the coding sequence ATGAATGAAGAGACAGAGCAGGGCCTCGATTTTTCCATGGTGATCGCCTCCACGGTGCACGACATGAAGAACTCGCTGGCGACCCTGACCCAGGCACACAGCCAGTGGCAGGCGAAGCTTTCGGTCCAGCAGCGCGAAACGTCCGAGCATGGCATCATCGACTATGAATTTGCCAACCTCAACGGCATGCTCGTGCAGTTGCTCGGCCTCTACAAGCTGGGTGTCAACCAGATGCCATTGCGTCCGGACTACCACGAACTGGACGATTTCATCGAAGCGCAACTCGCCCATCATCAGGACGTGCTGGCCAGCCGCGGGATTGCCGCGCGTCATGCGATCGACGTGGCGAGTCCCCTGGGCTTTTTCGACCGCGAACTGATCGGCTCGGTGGTGGGCAATATCATCGTCAACGCCATCGGTTTTGCCCGCGAGCAGATCGTTGTCAGTGTCGGCGATGAAGGCGGGCAGCTGAAAATCACCATCAATGACGACGGCCCCGGCTACCCGGCGTATCTGATCGAGCGCCAGACCGACTATGTGCAGGGCATCAACCAGGGCAGCGGCAGTACCGGCCTGGGCTTGTACTTCGCTGCACACATTGCCCGGCTGCATATACGCAACGGCATGCGCGGGCGCATTGAAATCGCCAACGGCGGCGTGCTGGGCGGGGCAATGTTCAGTATGACCCTGCCCTGA